Genomic window (Candidatus Microthrix parvicella Bio17-1):
TTCTTCACCTGGCCGATCGGCTGGATGACCAACGTGCACATCTACAAGCAGCTGCGCGGCGAGCCCATCGCCCCCTGATCGGTCGCCCAGCTTGGGCTGACAACAGAATCAACTCCCCGACTGCGGGTGTCCGAGCTACCAACCGGTGGCGCCGGGCACCCGCAGTCGGCGTTCCAGGTGGGTCTCCATGGCCACCTGTGCCACCCGCCCGACCTCACCGACCGCCACCGGAGCCGCAGCGAGCACGTCGTTGACCCGCCCTTCCGAGACGGCCCGCAGCACCGCCAGCGCATCGGCCGACAGCGCCATGCCGGTCGCACAGCTGCGGCATTGCGCACCGCCGACCGAGGGGTCGATGGCCACCAGTTCGGCCGCCTCACCGCAGCTCACACACCTCGTCAGCTCAAAACCCACCCCGTCGGCCTGCAGCAGTCGCAGGAAGAACGCCGGAACCACCAACGGGCCGGGGCGCTGCTCGATGGTGCGGAGCACCCCCACCGTCTTGCGGTACAGCGGCTGGTCCCGCCCACCGTCGGTGGCCAGTTGCTCGGCCACCTCCAGCGTGGCCGCGACGGCCGCCAGACGATCCAGGTCGGACCGGGTGGCAGAGAACGTGTCGATCCGTTCCGCCTGGGTCACGATCAACAGCTCACTGCGGCCCTCGTGCAACTGCACGGCCACATGGCTCCCCGGGTCCAGCCGCGACCCGAATTTGGAACCCGTGCGCCGCACGCCCTTGGCAACAGCACGAATTCGGCCCCGACCTTCGGTGAGCAAAACAATGATTCGGTCGGCCTCGCCCAACTTGTGGGTGCGCACCACCACTGCCGAATCGCGGATCAGGGGCATCGGGGCAACCTACCCGCGGGTCGGCATGGCCAGTGGATGGGTCCCGGGGCCTACTCCCCGAGGCGTGCTCCCCGGGGCGTGCTCCCCGGTGCTCACGGCCCATTTTTCAGGCAAGTGGCTCGATACCCTCAAGTTTCAGCACATCTCGTTGGCAGGAGTACACACCGGCCTCAGCGACCGCTCCGACGTCGTGTGGCCGGCGCCGGTGTGGGCCTTCGCCGAGGTGGGCGATCGGGTGTTCGCCGGCGGGCGTTTCACCCAGGTGCGACGCGGCCCGGCTCCACCAGGCACGACCAGCCGTTCCTGGCGGCCTTCGACCGGGACTGCGGCGAGTGACGTCGGCCGAGCTGTCGGTGATCCGCGATGACGGCGCCGCGGTGTACCTCAACGGCGTGGAAGTGTGGCGATCGAACCTGCCCCCAGGACCGCTGAACGCTGACACCTATGCGGCAGTCAGCCTGTGGGGCGCCGATGAGCGCGACCCCACCATGGTTCCGATCGACCCGGCGCTGCTGAGCGAGGGCACCAACTCGATCGCCGTCGAAGTGCACAACGACACCCGACGGGGCGGCGACCTCAGCTTCGACGCCGAACTCACAGTCACCAGGTAGGCACAGTCACCAGGTAGGCACAGTCACCAGGTTACGAAGTCACACCTTGACGCTGCCACCCGAAGAACCCTTTCGTTCGAGGTGCTTACATGATTATGATCGCGCGTATGCGCACGAGTAGCGAACGCGTCACCGTGTCACTTCCGTCGGATGTTCGGGAGGCTGCGGCCCAGATTGCTCAAGCATCGGGACGATCATTTTCGGCGGTGGTGAACGAGGCGATGAGCGCATGGCTCCGGACCCGGCTGGTGGACGCCTGGCTTGATGACTACCAGGAAGAGTTTGGGGCCTTCGACGAGGACGAGTTGGTCAAGCTGGCCAATGAAGCAGGTGTCCCCTACGTGGCGCCTCGCAGGACCAGCGTCGCATGAGGCTGGTGCTGGACGCCGGTGCGCTCATCGGGATCGACCGGGCCGACCGTCGGGTGGCCGGGCTCATCGAGCTGGGCCGACGCTCGGGCGCCGAACTGGTGACGACAGCGCCCGTCGTAGCGCAGGCTTGGCGCGACGGGGCTCGCCAAGCCCGACTCGCCAGGTCGCTCGCGATGATGCACGTGGAGGTCACCGACCTGGAAGCGGCCAAGGACGCCGGCAAGCTGCTCGCCTCCAGCCGCACCACCGATGTCGTGGATGCACTCTTGTCGCTACAGGTGCGCCAGTCCGATCAGGTGCTGACCAGCGACCCTGATGACCTGGCGACGCTTCTCGATGCACAGAGTCTTCGGGCCCAGATCGTTCTCGTGTAGGACTCCCGACGCAACGTCGGGATGGCTCGGAGTCCTTCCATCCAAGCCGGGTAGCTTGGTGACCCGTGACTTCGCCTGACCCCACCACCGACGGCGCCGCGGCGCCGCCCGATCCCGTGGTGAGCGCGCTGGCGGCGGTCACCGGGTCGCTGGCCGGTGGCGGCGAGGAACGGCCTGGCCAGGTGACGATGGCCCAGGCGGTGGCCAAGGCCATCGCCGACGAACGCCACCTGGTGGTGCAGGCGGGCACCGGTACAGGAAAGTCGCTGGCGTACCTGGTGCCGGCGGTGCTGTCGGGCAGGCGCACGGTGGTGGCGACCGCCACCAAGGCGCTCCAAGACCAACTGGCCGAGGTGGACCTGCCGTTTCTGGCCACCGCCCTCAACCGCAAGGTGCGCTTCGCCGTGCTGAAGGGCAGGTCCAACTATGCCTGCCTTCAGCGGGTGGACGAGGTGACCGAGCAGTTGGCGCAGGGCTCCCTCGAACTCGACGATGGTGCGGACGATCCCCAGGCCGAGCTGGCCCGGTTGGTCGAGTGGGCCGAGACCTCCAGCGTGGGCGACAAGGCCGAACTGGAGCGCGATCCCTCCGTTGCGGCGTGGAGCGCCGTCTCGGTGGGACCACGCGAGTGCCCCGGCGCCTCGAACTGCGCCCGCGGCGAGGACTGCTTCGCCGAGGCGGCCAGATCCCGCGCCGCCTCGGCCGACGTGGTGGTGGTCAACACCCACCTCTGGGGACTCAACCTGGCCGCCGACGGCATGGTGCTCCCCCCTCACGAGGTGGCCATCCTGGACGAGGCTCACACCACCGAGGAGGTGATCTCATCGGTCTGTGGCATCGAGATCACGGCCGGACGGTTCGCAGCCGTTGCCCGCAACGTCGCCGCCATCGTGTCCGACCCCGCCCTGGTGGCCCAGCTGGATTCGGTCAGTCGGGGGCTGGGCGACGATCTGGAAGATCACCGGGGCGAGCGGCTCGACACGCTCGACGATGCGGTCATGCTCACGCTGAGCCTGGCCCAGGCGCACCTGGCCTCGGCCATGGCCGCGGTGCGCAAGGTGCCGGGCGAGTCCAGCGCCGACGTCGCCACCCGCAAGGCCCGCGCCCTGACGGCGGCCTCGGCGCTGGCCGAGGACCTCACCCAGATGCTCGACCCCTCCGCCGACCTGGTTCGCTTCGTGAACGACGACCCGGGCCCACCCCGCATGCGCCTGGCCCCGTTGGCCGTCGCCGACACCCTGGACCGATTGCTCTGGAACCCCGACCCGGCCGAGCGGGACGAGGGCACGAACGGCCCAGCCTTCGAAGGCGCGTTCGGCGGGGGCTTCGGCGATGGTCCGGGCGGTGAGGACGACGAGTGGCCGCCCACCCCCTCGACCGTGATCCTCACCTCCGCCACCATCCCGGCCACCCTGCCACAGGTGTTGGGCATGCCGGAGGGGTCCACCGAGGTACTCGACGTAGGCAGCCCGTTCGACTA
Coding sequences:
- the recO gene encoding DNA repair protein RecO; protein product: MPLIRDSAVVVRTHKLGEADRIIVLLTEGRGRIRAVAKGVRRTGSKFGSRLDPGSHVAVQLHEGRSELLIVTQAERIDTFSATRSDLDRLAAVAATLEVAEQLATDGGRDQPLYRKTVGVLRTIEQRPGPLVVPAFFLRLLQADGVGFELTRCVSCGEAAELVAIDPSVGGAQCRSCATGMALSADALAVLRAVSEGRVNDVLAAAPVAVGEVGRVAQVAMETHLERRLRVPGATGW
- a CDS encoding ATP-dependent DNA helicase, producing the protein MTSPDPTTDGAAAPPDPVVSALAAVTGSLAGGGEERPGQVTMAQAVAKAIADERHLVVQAGTGTGKSLAYLVPAVLSGRRTVVATATKALQDQLAEVDLPFLATALNRKVRFAVLKGRSNYACLQRVDEVTEQLAQGSLELDDGADDPQAELARLVEWAETSSVGDKAELERDPSVAAWSAVSVGPRECPGASNCARGEDCFAEAARSRAASADVVVVNTHLWGLNLAADGMVLPPHEVAILDEAHTTEEVISSVCGIEITAGRFAAVARNVAAIVSDPALVAQLDSVSRGLGDDLEDHRGERLDTLDDAVMLTLSLAQAHLASAMAAVRKVPGESSADVATRKARALTAASALAEDLTQMLDPSADLVRFVNDDPGPPRMRLAPLAVADTLDRLLWNPDPAERDEGTNGPAFEGAFGGGFGDGPGGEDDEWPPTPSTVILTSATIPATLPQVLGMPEGSTEVLDVGSPFDYAHQALLYCATSLPDVREDGYPEAMRMELDRLIRAAGGRTLALFTSHRAMIAAHDELAPGLPFPVLRQGQHSKAVLVRRFSEDEPTCLFATMGYWQGIDVPGPTLSLVTIDRLPFARPDDPLLDARRERAGSSAFKTIDVPRAATLLAQGTGRLIRSINDRGVVVVFDKRLATARSYRWDLITALPPMRRTKDRAEVINHLREIRDGAT